One Gimesia aquarii DNA segment encodes these proteins:
- a CDS encoding PQQ-binding-like beta-propeller repeat protein, giving the protein MLSMRKQAVILALVTCCYSFLNETALLQAEDWPQFRGPNCSGVSTAKNALPAKFSDQENVIWSEKLGDGIGCPVVAAGRVFTSGMVGKDKVALYAFDAATGKKMWERVWKTGELLEIHKTNSFAATTPAADDERVYFYFSTLGMLAVDAETGADIWQKKLPVPYFVFKWGAGMSPTLYKDLVLFCQDDDLAPAFYAFDKATGKIVWKDDRSDQAVNYSHPVICETDKGDEIIVAGTGKLIGYDPKTGKRLWSARTLLRNIKTTPVSRDGIIYVALQSGGIANQWLASIDRWETGNSDGKVTKDEIQAFVGKVKVPEAFYKKTFDRGDLNKDGALEGKELDIAFLPPGNEAGAKFGEEPAQQFILAVKGGGRGDVTKSHLLWKHPTKHTDHIVSPLVTADRMFLVKGGGISTCYEVGKGKKLWGPKRIQNESEYFASPIFGDGKIYVAGENGKIVVLEDGPEQKILAKNDMGDSILGTPAIADGRMFVRTRSKLICVSEK; this is encoded by the coding sequence GCGGTCCGAATTGTTCGGGAGTTTCCACTGCGAAGAACGCGTTACCGGCAAAATTCAGCGATCAGGAAAATGTCATCTGGTCGGAGAAACTGGGAGATGGCATCGGTTGCCCTGTTGTTGCTGCGGGGCGTGTTTTTACCTCAGGTATGGTGGGAAAAGACAAAGTCGCACTGTATGCCTTCGATGCCGCGACCGGGAAAAAAATGTGGGAACGTGTCTGGAAGACCGGCGAACTGCTCGAGATTCATAAGACTAACAGCTTTGCCGCAACGACACCCGCTGCCGACGACGAACGCGTTTACTTCTACTTCAGTACGCTCGGCATGTTGGCTGTTGACGCAGAAACAGGAGCTGACATCTGGCAAAAGAAACTTCCTGTGCCTTATTTTGTATTCAAATGGGGGGCGGGTATGTCCCCTACGCTTTATAAAGATTTGGTACTCTTCTGTCAGGACGATGACCTGGCACCTGCGTTCTATGCATTCGACAAGGCAACCGGAAAGATTGTCTGGAAAGATGATCGCAGCGATCAGGCTGTGAACTATTCACATCCGGTGATTTGTGAAACTGACAAGGGCGACGAGATTATTGTTGCCGGAACCGGCAAGTTGATCGGCTACGATCCGAAAACCGGTAAGCGGCTCTGGAGTGCCCGTACATTGTTACGCAATATTAAAACGACCCCTGTCAGCCGTGATGGCATTATTTATGTAGCACTCCAAAGTGGTGGGATTGCCAATCAGTGGCTGGCTTCTATCGATCGTTGGGAGACGGGCAACAGCGATGGGAAAGTGACCAAAGACGAAATTCAGGCGTTTGTCGGCAAAGTCAAAGTACCCGAGGCCTTTTATAAAAAGACATTTGATCGGGGAGACCTGAATAAAGATGGTGCCCTGGAAGGCAAAGAACTGGACATCGCGTTTCTGCCACCGGGTAATGAGGCAGGTGCGAAGTTTGGAGAAGAACCGGCACAGCAGTTTATCCTGGCAGTGAAAGGTGGTGGTAGAGGTGATGTGACCAAATCACATTTACTCTGGAAACATCCAACCAAACACACCGACCACATTGTCTCGCCTTTAGTCACGGCAGATCGCATGTTTCTGGTCAAGGGAGGCGGGATTTCAACCTGTTATGAAGTGGGGAAAGGCAAAAAGCTCTGGGGACCCAAGCGAATTCAAAACGAAAGTGAATATTTCGCGTCTCCGATTTTCGGCGATGGGAAGATTTATGTCGCTGGCGAGAACGGCAAGATCGTTGTGTTGGAAGACGGCCCGGAGCAAAAGATTCTTGCTAAGAACGACATGGGCGATTCCATTCTGGGTACTCCCGCGATTGCCGACGGTCGGATGT